The Elgaria multicarinata webbii isolate HBS135686 ecotype San Diego chromosome 7, rElgMul1.1.pri, whole genome shotgun sequence nucleotide sequence aatcagttgcctggtgaggttgtggtctgtcccacactagagtccttcaagaggcagctggacaaccatctgtcagggatgctttagggtggattcctgcattgagcagggggttggactcgatggccttgtaggccccttccaactctgctattctatgattctatgaaagcgcgGGTGGTCTTCTGAGCAGAAGGGTGGAAGGagccctcttccttctctcccttatTGCGCCTGTGTAACTCATGAATTtgggctgctgtttttatccctcTTCTCTCGGGATTTAATaatcaaaatgaaacaaacaaacaaaagtcttTCTCCTAAGATTGCTCACGAATGTTGGCAAATGGATTTCTAGGTGGCAAACAccgaaaggaaggaagagggcagtgggctcttctttctttccagatgTGAGGAAAAGGTGGGAGTTGATGGGTGCATGTGTCTGGCTCTCACAGATCCAGGTGAGCAAGACAGCCGGGGTGGGCGGATCTTTGCTGATTGGTTTAAACAAAGGTGGCAAAAAGTCATGTCGGCATAGCTGCTTGCACAACATTGGGTTTTCAGCTGTAAAAGGCACTGGATTCTTTATTTTCCCTTCTATTtggctttaaaaagaagattTAGAATTCAGCATAAAATATTTCATGGTGGGGGCATCTCTGCTTGTTGTCCTGAGGCATGAACTGAAATTTGAAAGTGTTCACAGGGGAATTAAGGCCATCAGATCTCAATGGCTACCCAGAAAGTTTTATGCAAGACATTTGGGCTGTGCAAAGCCTCCATATCCAATGGAACCTGTTTTTCTGCACTTCTCCAAgagcaaaaaaacacacactttaaTCCCCTTTGAGATACGCGACTGTGTCTTCCAAGAGCAGCAGAATTTGGGAGTCCTTCAtaacacagtggccacccagctgccctTGGGAAAGCCAAGGTGGatttgaatgcaacagcactcccaAACATGTGGGCCAGCAATTGGTGGACAAAGGcaagctgcctctgatactggaggtaggacataaccatagaatcatagaacagcagagttggaaggggcctacaaggccatcgagtccaaccccctgctcaatgcaggaatccaccctaaagcatccctgacagatggttgtccagctgcctcttgaaggcctctagtgtgggagagcccacaacctccctaggtaactgattccattgtcgtactgctctaacagtcaggaagtttttcctgatgtccagctggaatctggcttcctttaacttgagcccattattccgtgtcctgcactctgggaggatcgagtagTAGTAGCCtttggtagccttctccttcatgtaTACCTCTGCATTTGTCCTTGTTCTGTTTTTCACTTGCTCACAGGATACTTACAGGGGCACACTTACCTGATCTCATACGAAAGGCAGTAGAGATGCCTGTACAAACACCAGATACGTAAGAGTAGATGAGGAGGTTGGCATGCATCCCAGGCAACGTTCTGCTACCGggttgccttccaaatgttttgcactgcaactcccataaaccctgacCATGGGGCATGGTCAGGGTATGCTAGGTCCTGGGGTGCTCAGGGTTTTGTAGATCAGAGTCACAACATAACAAACACtgtggtaagagccctcaaattgagctctctctctcgGATCATGTCTAGCCgccggaaccaaataacaaataggcatggggtaagatcaaagccttggctttatttccgcagcgaaaagactgcctgcttcaaatttaGGAACAGCAGTTCTGAATGCTTCCCATCCAGGACTTTAATACTGTGTGGCAAACAAGTTACATATTTGGTCATACAGTGTCATGCTTGGGTATATTTCCACAAGAAGCTCATAGCATTGCAGCCACTGCCCTTAGCAGAAACCCATTGTGTATTGTCTGTTGACTAAGCAAGCAGGAACTCTCCAGATAACATACTTATCCCTTGACCCCAACTGTGTACGTGGTCTCTTCGCTTAGGTTGCATGACTGACAAGGCAAAGGTTATCTATAAGTTACTCCTCAGAACAACAAGATAATGACATTCTCATTTCAATGCTTAACAATAATGATCCAGGAAGCAGATGCCCAAACAAGCAaccttgttcatagaatcatagaatcatagaatagtagagttggaagggccatcgataaggccatcgagtccaacccccagctcaatgttctatctctctgcttttctttttgtgcAGTGCACTCCCTCTGGTGCTACAGCTGTGAAAATGTACCTTCTGAATGGACCTGCACGAACGCGGTTCAGTGCGCAGAGTCAAACATGTACTGTTTCTCAAACGATATCACTACAAGAAAAGGTATGCACCACATCCTTATAACCTTCTTGAATCAACAGTTCTTGGGCGAAACCCTCTAAGGCAGCTTAAAGATATCTGTTGCCCATGGCTTGTCTGCCGTCCCCCAACCTCAGCAAAAAGCTACCACAGTTGCCAGCAGGAGAATTGGCAGGGACCATCCTTAGATTCTCTCCGGAGCAACGGTTCTCAAGTACCACAAGCTGGCTGCCATTTATGACTGATCTGCCAGTCCGCATCCCCAACGATTGGCTGAGTTGCTGTGAGGTCAGAGAATGTCACCAGACAGTCTAACTGATGAGCAGAAAGGGTCAATTGTGGAATGAAGAACTCCATTACTGTGAGCAGGAGGTCAGGCTGTCAGAGGGAAGATTTCACAAAAGGTTGAAGGACAGGAGAGGTTGGGATGGGAAGATAGGAACAAGGATGCATTTGTGCCATGGACCATGAAGGCTTGGACCCAGTGGCCCAGCCATGCCACAGATGAAGAAGGCGCCGATGCCAGTGCCTTTGAGTAGGAACAGAGCAAGGATGGTGTTTCCAGGCAGATGTGAGTTCCTAGTACTGGCAGAGACTTGGCAGCaaagaggagagggagaaaacttcACGAAAGGTCTtgggaaaagaggaataatataccACATAGCTGCTATGGACAGAAAGAAGTTGGTTGAtattacatggacactgcagtgtccatgtagttatagGCAGTGAGTAGAtttagcattccaccattataaatagatatataaatatcaCAGAGCCAAGTGATGAGAGGAAGTGAGCGCTAAATTAAACACTACATTAAAGAGGTAGTTCTGTGATGGGGAAagtcctctctcaaaatactagaacccagggtcatcccatgaaactgatgggtgggagatccaggacaaataaaaggaaggacttcttcacacagcgcatagctaagttatggaactcactaccagaggatgtggtgatggccaccaatctggatggcttttaaagtgggttggataagttcctggaggcaaaggctatcactggctactagccctgatggttgtgtgctatctccagtagtcaaggcaataagtctgtgtgcaccggttgctggggaacatgggtgggagggttctgttgcttgttcatccctggccgatggctggttggccactgtgtgaacagagtgctggactagatggacccttggtctgatccagcatcagggctgttcttatgttcttacatctcCCAGATTTCCCCATTCAGccatactaggagttgtagggctccagaaagactttttctttctttcatagaattgcaccctaaatgcatAGTGTGCAGCTGATCCTAATacttttgttttactttaatCTCACAGTGTGTGGGGCCCAGTCCAGATTGGGCCCACTGCCTGAGGGTAGAGAAAGGGTATAAACTTCCCTATccagccatttcccccctaaatacaCCCCACACAAGTGTGCCTATGGATTTAAGGGGTGGAGGAATCACCTCTATTCTAACCAATAAAGTGTTTTTTCTTTGTCTAGCCCTGTGGTGTCGGGGGgatgaatttttttttgggggggagcagTGTCTGGGTGGGaagtttccccactcccacacacaccctgggtGGCCTCAATCCAGACCTTGGCttgtagaaaaaagaaacccaTTTCGGAGGAGCTACACATCGAACAGAGCACGTACTTCAGCCTTGTCTTGATTCCATCTTTTGGTCCTGAAAAGCAAACCTTTGGTGCTCAGCCTCGACGACTGAATATAATATATTTTTCCCCCTGAAGGTGAGAACAGCGCTTACAAGTTCTCCAAGGGATGTTCTACCAATTGCACTGCGTCCAGCCTGAACACGGGACGAACCTTCCACTCTACCACATGCTGCACTTTCGACTACTGCAATTCTAGGGGTCAGCTTCTGGGAAACAAGTAGGACTAGAGGCACCTTCGGGCTTCTTGGGGTGCCATCCAACGTGTATTTTGACAGAGAAAAagtcccagcactccccagccagccaggctgggagatgtaggaggATGTCGTCCTGTCTAGAGACATGCACAGACGTCTGCCTTTAGAGCCGCCGGCTCTCAGGATGTTTGCGATCTCGTATCCGACCCAACATCCTCTTCCATGCTGCACATCATCGTATATAGTTGAAGCTTTCGTCTGCTGCcttgatgctgggagttgcagtgggAATAAAGCGTTTATAATAAAgcctttccatttcatttctgcagCCTGAGCCCTTGCTAGCATTTGGATTTAGTACACAAATTGGGAGATATTTTATCCccttatcacagaatcatagaatcatagaatagcagagttggaaggggcctaaaatgccaacgagtccaaccccctgctcaatgcaggaatccaccctaaagcatccctgacagatgcttatccagctgcctctttaatgcctctagtgtgggagagcccacaacctccctaggtaactggttccattgtcgtactgctctaacagtcaggaagtttttcctgatgtccagctggaatatggcttcctttaacttgagcccgttattccctgtcctgcactctgggaggatcgagaagagatcaaaAATACCAATATGACATTATAAAATAAACatgataattatttatttattttgttaattatttttgcatttagattccacctgtcttcctccaaggaacccaaggcggcgtacctaatcctcctcctctccatttttatcctcacaacaacaaccctgtgaggtgggttgggctgagagtttgtgactgtcccaaagtcacccagtgggtttccatggccgagtggggaactagaacccggatctgccaattcccagtctgacacttcagccactactccacactggctaaataaacataaatggcaccgtttttattatttttgaaagctaCGGGGCTTTGAAAGAtaattaaaagcaatagaaacaagtGAAAAAATCAGTCAAAAGTCCAGGAAATAGTTCAAAGCCATagagggcatagaatcatagaatcacagaatagcagagttggaaggggcctacaaggccatcgagtccaaccccctgctcaaggcaggaatccaccctaaaacatccctgacagatggttgtccagctgcctcttgaaggcctctagtgtgggagagcccagaacctcaccaggcaacttgattccattgtcgtactgctctaacagtcaggaagtttttcctgatgtccagctggaatctggcttcctttaacttgagaacgttattctgcgtcctgcactctgggaggactgagaagagatcccggccctcctctgtgtgacaacctttcaagtaattgaagagtgctatcatgtctcccctcaatcttctcttctccaggctaaacatagaatcatagaatcacagaatagcagagttggaagaggcctacaaggccatcgagtctaaccccctgctcaatgcaggaatccaccctaaagcatccctgacaggtggttgtccagctgcctcttgaaagcctctagtgtgggagagcccacaacctccctaggtaactgattccattgttgtactgctctaacagtcaggaagttttttctgatgcccagttctttcagtctctctccatagggctttgtttccagacccctgatcatcctggttgccctcctctgaacacgctccagcttgtctgcatccttcttgaattgtggagcccagaactggacgcaatactctagatgaggcctaaccagggccgactagagaggaaccagtacctcaccagTACTTGGCAGCCAAGTACGGTTTTAAAGGGAGAAAGTGAAAGCATAAAATATTGACAGGAGCTGTGTTACTAGCATCAAACTCTCTACATGTCTGTTCAGAAATATGCACCAATGTGTTGAGTGTAGTTTACTCTGTGTGCTCAGGTTTTGAGCCtgagggtgtaatcctatgcttgtttagataggaaaaaaagtcattaaattctaggcattccccagccagcatggaaaagaGACTTTGTTCCTGCTCGGAAAAATACAACAGACACCTGTCATCCTAACAGCTCTGGAAGCAGACTGGTGTTCGCGATTCAATACCAGCACCTTCcagcacctgcccacccaccccccgccagTAAAATGAGGATGACCTTGGAAGCTATTTTCAATTAACATTAAGGCTCTGAAATGTCAGCCCAGAAGTCACCAGATAAATTCTCTGcagtctgattattatttttttgttgtttattcgttcagtcgcttccgactcttcgtgacttcatggaccagcccacgccagagctttctgtcggccgtcgccacccctagctcccccaaggtcgagtccgtcacctccagaataccatccatccatcttgcccttggtcggcccctcttccttttgccttccactttccctaggaGGATGGAAAGATTCTGCGTTTTCCCCCAAATCAGCACACAGATTAGTTTTGTTAAGGCAGCGCAGACATTGTTTGAGTTTTAATCATTTTGAGCATATAAGCAGCACCTTCTCTGACTTTTTGTATGTTCTGCTGCATAATCCctaggtggcgctgtggtatagtggaactgCACAACCACACTAGCATTTCATTGCACCATTTCCTAAAATGCAAGGTTTTTTTTCTCCCATCAGCCACTTCACAAACAAAACGCTTGGAAAGCACTGGAGAggcctgtggcattacaccccacaagtcaattccaaatgtatgtctgcggtttgtaagtctgtagtttttagaatgttggcctgagtgggcggagttagaatgtcttgggagggggaggagggatatataagggaatgactgaggggattgagggggacttttggggtactcttagagtctgtggtgctctctgtgtttatggtacttaagttctgggaaatttgagggtcagtgtagagagtggtgtctttggagtgcgGTGTGCACGCAGTGGacgtatatcaatcaatactgataataaagaaagttcaagattgattgtgtgagaaaaaggaaagtgcgtatgtgaatgagtgacaggattgtatgaaaggtttcaaaaaggtttttaaatgttgttagttgaaacaaagcttgtgaacttttaaaaatgaattatgattgtttgttttaaaactaccacaaaaatccaccgtgtctgtttggcatttatcatctaaagtttacttatttatttatttatttatttatttatttatttattacatttctataccgcccaatagccggagctctctgggcggttcacaaaaagcactcactctgacaatcattcacctcagcagatataactcacagcgcattattatatatattaaaatccatctccattttaaacccctttctccacatagtttggaggaaggtggggtttttatcccttgcctcaggtgtatcaagcggtggtgcttggcttgagcagggagtagctgcagccgggtctgttgttcagagcctgtgttgtggcgtAATAAGTGTTCGTGGCAAGACCCTGCAATAATACATCATCTAAAGcacctgcacacacaaaaagcctcatctagaaatgcTAAAAGAAGCCTCACTCTCTAACTCTCTTGtgaaatccccccttctccatccttccccaccctctttctcacTCTTTGTTGCTGCAGAGGCATTCACTGCCTCCAATCGCATCCCAAAGTGTGCTGATatgaggcagtatccaatgcagtGCTTACTGGTGGGGCAAAAAGGGACTCACTGGAGACAGAACCAAGGGGATCACCAGAGGCGGAGCCAAGGGGGTCACCTGGCAGGTTCTTTAAATGAtgcgtgaccctccagttttgcttctgcttgtaaacagcactttccgCAAACTTTTTTGAAGCAGAGGAAATCTGACATTAtttgtgaaaggaaaaaaaaatgcattttccacatgtatttgtgctattccactatactacaATACCACCTAGAGGtaatgtagcagaaaaacaggaatggAAAcactcagggccagtgctaccaaagaggccacttaggcggccgcctagagcgccaaggtaagggtggCACCAAACActgcacccagaagctgctctcccacagcagctttgagagggcggcttccgggcgtgctgttctgaagccacccgcacgccccagcgtcctggctttgcttcggctgggtgcccacccagctgaagcaaagccacgcccgcccgcccactccagcgtcctggcttcactttggctgggtgggtgcccagccaaagcgaagccaggatgctggggtgggcaggcggcttcagaacagcacgcccggaagtcgctctcccagagcggcttctggctgggtgcgccgttccgaagccgcccgcccgctgcccccccccaccccagcgtcctggcttcacttcagctgggcactcacccacccccaccccagtgtcctggcttcgctttggctgggcgggcaagatggcacccctcacccaggtatgctggggtgggtgtgggtgaaagcagctcacctgcctagggcgcaaaatagtctggcaccagccctggaaaCACTTCTCCTGTAGAGCTCAGAGCTCAATTCTGCGACAAAGG carries:
- the LOC134401192 gene encoding lymphocyte antigen 6E-like, with product MRTSLIGLLVAILCVGKVHSLWCYSCENVPSEWTCTNAVQCAESNMYCFSNDITTRKGENSAYKFSKGCSTNCTASSLNTGRTFHSTTCCTFDYCNSRGQLLGNK